Below is a window of Stappia sp. DNA.
CTCGTCCAGATCGCAATCGGGAATGAGACCGAGGATCATCGCGTATTTCGTGTCGATGTAGCTGCCGAAGGCGCCGGCCAGGCGAATGCGGGCGATCTCCGGATTGCCGAGCTTGTCGAGCAGCAGCTTGACGCCGGCATAGAGCGCGGCCTTGGCGAGCTGGATGGCGCGAATGTCGGTCTGCCGGATGGTGAGCTCGATGCCGTCCTCGGCGACCACATAGGCGTAGGTGCGCCCCTTTTGCACGATGCGCGGCGAGCGCGTCGCGAGCGACCCGTCGATCAGCCCGTCCTCGGTGATGACGCCGGCCAGATAAAGCTCCGCCACCGCCTCGATGATGCCGGACCCGCAGATGCCGGTGACGCCGACCTGATCCTTCTTGTCGGCGAAGGCGGGATCGTCGGACCATTCGTCCAGCCCGATGACCTTGTAGCGCGGTTCCAGCGTTTCGGGATCGATGCGGATGCGCTCGATGGCGCCGGGCGCGGCGCGCTGGCCGCAGGAGATTTCCGCGCCCTCGAAGGCCGGCCCCGTGGGGGAGCTTGCCGCCAGCAGCCGCTCGCGGGTGCCGAGCACGATTTCCGCGTTGGTGCCGATATCGACGACGAGCGTCAGCGCGTCGGCCTCGAAGGGACGGGTGGAGAGCGTCGCGGCCGCCGCATCGGCCCCCACATGCCCCGCGATGCAGGGCAGCATGTAGACCCGCGCGCCGGGATTGAGTTCGAGATCCAGATCGCGGGCGCGCGCATGCACCGCGCCGGAGACGGCGAGCGCGAAGGGCGCGCCGCCCAGTTCCGTCGGATCGGTGCCGAGGAAGAGATGATGCATGATCGGATTGCCGACGAAGACGGCGTCCAGAACGTCGCTGCGTTCTGCCCCCACGTCGGCGACGAGCTTGCCGACCAGCGCGTCGATGGCCGCGCGCACCGTGGAGATCAGCTCCGGCAGCCGCTCCGGGTTCATCTGCACATAGGAGACCCGCGACATCAGATCCTCGCCGAAGCGGATCTGCGGGTTCGACGTGCCGGCCGAGGTGACGGTGCGCCCGTTCGTCAGGTCGCACAGATGCGCCGCGATGGTGGTGGAGCCGATGTCGACGGCAAGCCCGTAGGCGCTGCGTTTCTCGCCCGGCCACAGCGCGATGACCTCGGCCGGCCGCGCGTCGTCCTGCCAGATCGCGGCGGTGACCGTCCAGTGGCCCGCGCGCAGGATCGACTGCACGCGCGAGATCAACGGAAAGTCCAGCGTGAGGCCGGCGAGGCCCGTCTCGGCCATCAGCGCCTCAAGCAGCCGGTCGGCGTCGCCAAGCGGCATGTCCATGTCCGGTTCGGCGACGGAGACTGTGACGAGCCGCACCGCGCTGTCGGCGGGCACCTTTACCGCTTCCGCGCGCTTGCGCACCACCTGCCGGTTGGTCTGGGCGTCGGTCGGCACGTCGACCACCATGTCGCCGAGGATCGTCGCCTGACAGGACAGACGCCGGTCGGCGGAAAGCCCGCGCAGCTCGACGTAGCGCGCTTCCGCATCCGTCACCGGACCGAGATGCTCGGCGGAACTCGTCAGCTTCTCCTTGGCGAAGGCGCCTTCGGAAACCGAGATCTGGCAGCGGCCGCAGATCCCGCGCCCGCCGCACACCGATTCCACATAGACGCCGAGCGCGCGCGCGGCATCGAGCAGCGGCGTGCCGAGCGGAAATTCGCCCCGCCGTCCGCTCGGCTGAAAGACGACCCTTGCGGTCTCGCCGGATGTGCTCATCGCCGGTCCCGCGTGTCAGGCGCTGGCGCGCCGCCGGCCCTCGCGGCCGCCGCGCCGGCGCCCGCCGCCGTCGCCGGCCGTCGGGGCGGGGGAGGCGGCTGCCGCACCCGGCTTGTGGTCGCGATAGGTCATGATCCATTCGCTGCAGTTGGGGTCGGCGCCGGTCAGCACGTTGGCGCCGCGCACCGCCTCCATTTCCTGCGGCCGGCAGGGGTTCATGATGGCGCTGGTCATGCCGGCGGCGATCACCATCGGGATGAAGGCGGCGTTGATGCCGTGGCGGTGCGGCAGGCCGAAGGAGATGTTGGACAACCCGCAGGTGGTGTTGACCTTGAGCTCCTCGCGCAGCCGGCGCAGAAGCGCGAACACCTGCTGGCCCGCCGTGCCCATGGCGCCGATCGGCATAACGAGCGGATCGACGACGATGTCATGGGCGGGAATGCCGTAGTCGGCGGCGCGCTCGACGATCTTCTTCGCCACCGCGAAGCGCACGTCCGGATCTTCCGAGATGCCCGTCTCGTCGTTGGAAATGGCGACGACCGGCACATTGTACTTCTTGATGAGCGGCAGGATCGCCTCGAGCTTTTCCTCCTCGCCGGTGACCGAGTTCACCAGCGGCCGGCCCTTGGCGACCTTCAGACCGGCCTCGATCGCCGCCGTGACGGAACTGTCGATGGACAGCGGCAGGTCGGTCAGGCCCTGGACGATCTCCAGCGTCTTGACCAGCAGCGGCGGTTCGGTCTCGTTCGGGTTGACCGCCGTCACGCCGGCGTTGACGTCGAGCATGGTGGCCCCGGCGGCGGCCTGCGCCAGCGCGTCCTTTTCCACGGTGGAGAAATCGCCGGCGATCATCTCGGCGGCGAGCTTCTTGCGCCCGGTCGGATTGATGCGCTCGCCGATCACGCAGAAGGGTTGATCGAAGCCGATGATGATTTCCTTGGTGGCCGAGGCCACGATTGTGCGTGTCATTGCGCTAACTCCGCAGGGTACGGGCGCTCGGGGGCGGGCTGAAACGACCAGCTCCCGCGCTGCAACAGCCATTCGGAGGTCTTCTTCAGCCCGCCGAAGGGAAAGACGTGGATCTGCTCGAGCTGCGTGTGCGGGCGCACCTCGATACGTGCTTCCAGCGGGCCGACCATGGTTTCCGGGTCGTAGCCCGACAGCATGGAGACCACCGCGCCGCCGCGCTTCCTGAGGAAGGCGAGCGAGTTCTCGACGCCGGCGAAGGCGGCGTATTTCACGAGCGTCGTCATCTTGGCCGGCCCGGCGATGCCGATGTGAACCGGAAAGCGGTTGCCCCAGGACGCGATCTCGTCGAGCCACAGGTTGACGCGCTGCGGGTCGAAGCCGAACTGCGTGACGATGTGGAAATGCGCGTCGCTTTGCGCGGCCAGCTCGTGCTTGCGCATCAGAAAGGCGCGGATCGTGTCGGTCGGGATCTCAGGCGCGCCTTCGGGATGGCCCGCGACCGCGATGCGCTCGATGCCCATCTCGTCGAACAGCCCAGTTTCCAGCAGCGCCAGCGAGGAGGCAAGCGGCCCGGGCGTGTCCGCCTCTCCGGCAATCGCCAGCACCTCGCGCACCCCCGCCTCGCCGACGAGGCGGCGCAGGCGGCGTTCGAACGCCTCGAGGCTCGGGTAGCGGCGCGCGGCCATATGCGGCACGGGAACGAGCCCCATGTCATGGATGACGCGGGCGGCGCGCACGATGTCGTCCTCGCCCACGTTGCCGAGGTCGGTGAGATAGACGCGGGTGAGTTTCGGCACCGGCGCCAGCGCTTCGGGTTTGTCGAGCGCCTGGCGCGGCGACACCTCGGTCGAGGCGGCGAAACGGCCTTGGGCGTTCAGCCGGGGATCGGTCATGTCGCGTGCCCTCCGGTGTCGATGAGCGCCTTGAGCCGCTCGTTGGGGTAAGCCGTGTCGAGCTCGGCAAGCGCGGCGTCCGCCTCGCCCTCGAGATCCTCGCCCACGGATTCGGGATCGCCGCGACGCCACTCGGCGAGATAGGCGTCGCTGTCCCTGGCGCCGATGGTCATGGCGCAGCGGTCGATGGCCTGGATGAAGCGCTCCGGCAGCTCGCGCCGCGCGGTTTTGCGCCCCGCCTTGACGAGCACCTGGGCGGGAATGTCCCGCCAGTAAACGATGGTCTTCTGCGCCACCGGTCCGCCTCCACCCGTGCGATCCTGATGGGGGCATGATGCCTGCGTGCCCCGTGTTCATCGGTGCACACACGACACGCGCAATCGCGAAAACGACAGGGGCGAAACGGCGTTTCACTTGGGGTGCCAGTATTGGGCGGCAGCCCCCGTGTATCGCGTCGAATAGAACGGCACATTCTTCTTGCAAGGGCCACATGCCGGGCGCAGGGCGCGCCCGGTGCGGCACGGCGGGGGGCGGGCGGGCGAGGGGATCCGCCTTCGATTGTGGGCCCGGGTGCTCTCAGGGCCGGCCGTCGGCGACCCAGCGGGCATGCAGCCCCGCGATGTCGGAGGCGCACAAGGCCGCCATCTCCGCCTCGATCCGCTCCAGCGGCCAGTCCCACCAGCGCATTTCGAGCAGGCGGGCGATGTCGGCGTCGCCGAAGCGCTTGCGGATCTGGCGCGCCGGGTTGCCCGCGACGACGGCATAGGGCTCGACCGGCTTGGTCACCACGGCGCGCGCGCCGATCATGGCGCCGTCGCCGATGGTGATGCCGGGCAGGATCAGCGCCTCGGAGCCGATCCACACGTCGTTGCCGATGACCGTGTCGCCGGCCGGGCGATAGCCGTCGACCGCCTTGGCAAAGGTCTCCCCCTCGCCGGCGTAGAAGAAGGGAAAGGTCGAGACCCAGTCGGCGCGGTGCCCCTGATTGCCCGCCATCATGAACGCCGCGCCGCTGCCGATGGAGCAGAAGCTGCCGACGATCAGTCGGTCAACATCGTCGCGATCGGGCATCAGGTAGCGCGCGCAGTCGTCGAAGGAATGGCCGTGATAGTAGCCCGAGTAATAGCTGAAACGGCCGACGCGGATGTTGGGATTGGTCACCTGCCGGTCGAGCGGCACGCCCTTGAACGGGCTCTCGAAGAAATTCTGCACGTCTTGCCTCATGAATCGGTGGCCTGTGTGGCGACCCGACAAGCACGGATCGGACGCGGCCGCAAGACGATGCGCGCAACCCGGCCCCTTGACGTGGCGCGTGTCAAAGGTCGGCGAGGCGGTCCTGAAGAAGACCGTAGCCGGTGACGCGCCGGGCATAGGCGAGGCCAAGCCGCTCGGCGGCGGCGCGGGCACGCGCCTCCAGACCCTCATCCGGCACCTGCACCAGATAGAGCAGGCGCGTGTAGTTGCCGAAATAGGCGTCGCGCAGTTCCGGATGCGTGTCGAGCCCGAGCGGGC
It encodes the following:
- a CDS encoding methylenetetrahydrofolate reductase, with protein sequence MTDPRLNAQGRFAASTEVSPRQALDKPEALAPVPKLTRVYLTDLGNVGEDDIVRAARVIHDMGLVPVPHMAARRYPSLEAFERRLRRLVGEAGVREVLAIAGEADTPGPLASSLALLETGLFDEMGIERIAVAGHPEGAPEIPTDTIRAFLMRKHELAAQSDAHFHIVTQFGFDPQRVNLWLDEIASWGNRFPVHIGIAGPAKMTTLVKYAAFAGVENSLAFLRKRGGAVVSMLSGYDPETMVGPLEARIEVRPHTQLEQIHVFPFGGLKKTSEWLLQRGSWSFQPAPERPYPAELAQ
- a CDS encoding virulence factor; amino-acid sequence: MAQKTIVYWRDIPAQVLVKAGRKTARRELPERFIQAIDRCAMTIGARDSDAYLAEWRRGDPESVGEDLEGEADAALAELDTAYPNERLKALIDTGGHAT
- a CDS encoding ASKHA domain-containing protein, whose translation is MSTSGETARVVFQPSGRRGEFPLGTPLLDAARALGVYVESVCGGRGICGRCQISVSEGAFAKEKLTSSAEHLGPVTDAEARYVELRGLSADRRLSCQATILGDMVVDVPTDAQTNRQVVRKRAEAVKVPADSAVRLVTVSVAEPDMDMPLGDADRLLEALMAETGLAGLTLDFPLISRVQSILRAGHWTVTAAIWQDDARPAEVIALWPGEKRSAYGLAVDIGSTTIAAHLCDLTNGRTVTSAGTSNPQIRFGEDLMSRVSYVQMNPERLPELISTVRAAIDALVGKLVADVGAERSDVLDAVFVGNPIMHHLFLGTDPTELGGAPFALAVSGAVHARARDLDLELNPGARVYMLPCIAGHVGADAAAATLSTRPFEADALTLVVDIGTNAEIVLGTRERLLAASSPTGPAFEGAEISCGQRAAPGAIERIRIDPETLEPRYKVIGLDEWSDDPAFADKKDQVGVTGICGSGIIEAVAELYLAGVITEDGLIDGSLATRSPRIVQKGRTYAYVVAEDGIELTIRQTDIRAIQLAKAALYAGVKLLLDKLGNPEIARIRLAGAFGSYIDTKYAMILGLIPDCDLDEVSGVGNAAGTGARMALINRGERRTIERVVRDIEKIETALEPKFQEHFVHAMALPNKIDPFPRLRAAVPLPDPKTGDETSPDAEAGGRRRRRRRA
- the catB gene encoding type B chloramphenicol O-acetyltransferase, with protein sequence MQNFFESPFKGVPLDRQVTNPNIRVGRFSYYSGYYHGHSFDDCARYLMPDRDDVDRLIVGSFCSIGSGAAFMMAGNQGHRADWVSTFPFFYAGEGETFAKAVDGYRPAGDTVIGNDVWIGSEALILPGITIGDGAMIGARAVVTKPVEPYAVVAGNPARQIRKRFGDADIARLLEMRWWDWPLERIEAEMAALCASDIAGLHARWVADGRP
- a CDS encoding methyltetrahydrofolate cobalamin methyltransferase — its product is MTRTIVASATKEIIIGFDQPFCVIGERINPTGRKKLAAEMIAGDFSTVEKDALAQAAAGATMLDVNAGVTAVNPNETEPPLLVKTLEIVQGLTDLPLSIDSSVTAAIEAGLKVAKGRPLVNSVTGEEEKLEAILPLIKKYNVPVVAISNDETGISEDPDVRFAVAKKIVERAADYGIPAHDIVVDPLVMPIGAMGTAGQQVFALLRRLREELKVNTTCGLSNISFGLPHRHGINAAFIPMVIAAGMTSAIMNPCRPQEMEAVRGANVLTGADPNCSEWIMTYRDHKPGAAAASPAPTAGDGGGRRRGGREGRRRASA